The following coding sequences are from one Candidatus Sulfotelmatobacter sp. window:
- a CDS encoding UbiD family decarboxylase has product MSGYRTLSDFLAELSRRHDLKRVTREVDWNGEVTEIAAREARAEGPALLFEKVRGSKLPLAVNVLAASRRIEWALGRSPRSIGAELEALLHALPPREMGDLWKLRGSAARILAARPERLDGWRAWVSEPPPSQVRSLGPDLDALPVLQLWPRDGGRFVTFPLVFTRHPESDARNLGIYRMQVFDHKTTGMHWQIGKGGGLHYAAAERLGRGLDVAVAVGADPATLLAAVAPLPEGIDELAFAGFLRGRPTRLARAITVDAWVPADAEFVIEGQVPFGERRLEGPFGDHFGHYSHAAPFPVFHVREITSRKSPVFQASVVGRPPQEDKWMGEAVQEMFTGVLRVVHPEIVDLWAYFEAGFHNLLVVSVENRFAREAKKTALGLLGTGQLSLTKCVVLVDGGVNPSDRRAVFEALAHNFDASEDFLLLPGVPLDTLDFTSYTMNLGSKMVLDAQSHSRRVGSAGVAPGDEPSRGAPRAPVGELADPRRFDDRVAAWRLAWGGVLVVQVRGQVGGDQAGWEVTSAVAPGTTAGREVVERLVRRAEYSQLPLIVAVSADFALDDDAELLWGWFTRFDCARDLVAAGMETRGAWSAPRGPLGIDATWKPGYPEPLPSLAGVAPATHPALVSEPRS; this is encoded by the coding sequence ATGAGCGGCTATCGCACGCTGTCGGACTTCCTTGCCGAGCTGTCGCGCCGCCACGACCTGAAGCGCGTGACGCGCGAGGTGGACTGGAACGGCGAGGTGACCGAGATCGCGGCGCGCGAGGCGCGCGCCGAAGGTCCGGCGCTGCTGTTCGAGAAGGTGCGCGGCTCGAAGCTCCCGCTCGCGGTCAACGTGCTGGCCGCTTCGCGCCGCATCGAGTGGGCGCTCGGCCGCTCGCCCAGGAGCATTGGCGCCGAGCTCGAGGCGCTGCTCCACGCGCTGCCGCCGCGCGAGATGGGTGATCTGTGGAAGCTGCGCGGGTCGGCCGCGCGGATTCTGGCCGCGCGGCCCGAACGCCTCGACGGCTGGCGCGCGTGGGTGAGCGAACCGCCGCCCTCGCAGGTGCGCTCGCTCGGCCCCGATCTCGACGCGCTGCCGGTCCTTCAGCTCTGGCCGCGCGACGGCGGCCGCTTCGTCACCTTCCCGCTGGTGTTCACCCGGCATCCCGAAAGCGACGCGCGCAACCTCGGCATCTACCGCATGCAGGTGTTCGATCACAAGACCACCGGCATGCACTGGCAGATCGGGAAGGGCGGCGGACTCCATTACGCCGCCGCCGAGCGCCTGGGGCGCGGTCTCGACGTGGCGGTGGCGGTCGGCGCCGATCCGGCGACGCTGCTCGCCGCGGTGGCGCCGCTGCCCGAGGGGATCGACGAGCTGGCGTTCGCGGGCTTCCTGCGCGGGCGGCCCACGCGCCTCGCGCGCGCCATCACCGTGGATGCCTGGGTTCCGGCGGACGCCGAGTTCGTCATCGAGGGCCAGGTGCCGTTCGGCGAGCGGCGGCTCGAAGGCCCGTTCGGCGACCACTTCGGCCACTACTCGCACGCCGCGCCGTTCCCGGTGTTCCACGTGCGCGAGATCACGAGTCGCAAGTCGCCGGTGTTCCAGGCCAGCGTGGTGGGGCGGCCGCCGCAGGAAGACAAATGGATGGGCGAAGCGGTTCAGGAGATGTTCACCGGTGTGCTCCGCGTGGTTCACCCCGAGATCGTCGATCTATGGGCCTACTTCGAGGCCGGCTTCCACAATCTGCTGGTGGTGTCGGTCGAGAACCGCTTCGCGCGCGAGGCGAAGAAGACCGCGCTCGGCCTGCTCGGCACCGGCCAGCTCTCGCTCACCAAGTGCGTCGTGCTGGTGGACGGCGGCGTGAATCCGAGCGATCGCCGCGCGGTGTTCGAAGCGCTGGCGCACAATTTCGACGCGAGTGAGGATTTCCTGCTGCTTCCCGGAGTGCCGCTCGACACGCTCGACTTCACCAGCTACACCATGAATCTTGGCAGCAAGATGGTGCTGGATGCGCAATCGCACTCGCGCCGCGTGGGCTCGGCCGGCGTCGCGCCCGGCGACGAGCCTTCGCGAGGCGCGCCACGCGCACCCGTCGGCGAGCTCGCCGACCCGCGCCGCTTCGACGATCGCGTCGCCGCGTGGCGGCTCGCCTGGGGCGGCGTGCTGGTGGTGCAGGTGCGCGGGCAAGTGGGCGGGGATCAGGCGGGATGGGAGGTGACGAGCGCCGTCGCACCCGGCACGACCGCGGGCCGCGAAGTGGTCGAGCGTCTGGTGCGCCGCGCCGAGTACTCACAGCTTCCCCTGATCGTGGCGGTGAGCGCCGACTTCGCGCTCGATGACGACGCCGAATTGCTGTGGGGCTGGTTCACGCGCTTCGATTGCGCGCGCGATCTGGTGGCGGCCGGCATGGAGACGCGTGGCGCCTGGAGCGCTCCGCGCGGCCCGCTCGGGATCGACGCCACCTGGAAGCCGGGTTACCCCGAACCGCTGCCGTCCCTCGCCGGCGTCGCGCCGGCAACGCACCCCGCGCTCGTCAGCGAACCCCGCTCATGA
- a CDS encoding GMC oxidoreductase, with product MTGPLAAWSGVALALSLAALPAPPPGAASSPAGGDSLQSLFGAVFDTWFPADSLPVDSAVRQWAPVLRDATWMRVRRSSDLLGDLALVRERTSRAARDPRSAAPAFERRSLGDRESALVALLRDDRNEVRRAGMRLRNTCLTGVYASQVGRAIAGLDSVSADRPGAGESGAPPGASAPEPPHFPPSWLTHDARMHALVAREGRIDDVIVGSGPSGSVLAHELQRAGHQVVLLEQGSFVIPGAMDTRALPALLESQGRRPSESGSVLFNNAEAVGGGTTVNIDLVYSPDHESVRHQIESWRAAGRIAPHQFESDSLIAADNWVKMRLLTRAPSAAEINRNNRVLWEGATREGLHPALYELNTYPPGAWPTPGSDKRSSVSGLLLEAIESRTAPLALVPDAHVTRVLTEHAGAERVARGVEFVARAPWNSPAVIADPLHLGLTAGETLRVAADRVILCAGTLGSAAILLRSNLDDPDIGRGIVAHPSVPVIGRFAETVDAERGTPATVHVDDFAVTRGFMFEAMSAPPAYAALMTAGSGRLIFDVVSHYRNLAGFGAMLIDTSSPDNRITLDPRGEPVIHYDLTARDRARLGFAVEEAARVMFRAGALEVFIPSYEPAGGLSNEQGDGCVLTDSSQVRGLGERLRFVPNCTVVTSSHLQSSDKMGSKREGSVVDTHHRVWGVRGLYVADTSVFPSSIGANPMQCAYVFAKLFADELLRTP from the coding sequence GTGACCGGGCCGCTCGCCGCCTGGAGCGGGGTCGCGCTGGCCCTCTCGCTGGCCGCGCTGCCGGCGCCGCCGCCCGGGGCGGCTTCGTCGCCCGCCGGGGGGGATTCGCTGCAGAGCCTCTTCGGCGCGGTGTTCGACACCTGGTTCCCCGCGGACTCGCTGCCGGTCGACTCCGCGGTGCGCCAGTGGGCGCCGGTGCTTCGCGACGCGACCTGGATGCGGGTCCGGCGATCCTCCGATCTGCTCGGCGATCTCGCGCTGGTGCGCGAGCGCACCTCGCGCGCGGCTCGAGACCCGCGGAGCGCCGCGCCCGCGTTCGAACGCCGCTCGCTCGGCGATCGCGAGAGCGCGCTGGTCGCGCTGCTGCGCGACGATCGCAATGAGGTGCGTCGCGCCGGCATGCGGCTGCGCAACACGTGTCTCACCGGCGTCTACGCCTCGCAGGTCGGGCGCGCGATCGCCGGGCTCGACAGCGTGTCCGCCGATCGCCCGGGAGCCGGCGAATCCGGCGCGCCGCCGGGCGCGAGCGCTCCCGAGCCGCCGCACTTTCCGCCGAGCTGGCTCACGCACGATGCGCGCATGCACGCGCTGGTCGCGCGCGAGGGCCGCATCGACGACGTGATCGTGGGCAGCGGTCCCTCCGGCTCGGTGCTGGCGCACGAACTGCAGCGCGCCGGGCATCAGGTCGTGCTGCTCGAGCAAGGCTCGTTCGTGATTCCCGGCGCGATGGACACGCGCGCGCTGCCCGCGCTGCTCGAGTCCCAGGGCCGGCGCCCGTCGGAGAGTGGCAGCGTGTTGTTCAACAACGCCGAGGCGGTGGGCGGCGGCACCACCGTCAACATCGATCTGGTCTATTCGCCCGATCACGAAAGCGTTCGGCATCAGATCGAATCGTGGCGCGCGGCCGGACGGATCGCGCCGCACCAGTTCGAGTCGGATTCGCTGATCGCCGCCGACAACTGGGTGAAGATGCGCCTGCTGACGCGGGCTCCCTCGGCCGCCGAGATCAACCGCAACAATCGCGTGCTGTGGGAAGGCGCGACGCGCGAAGGGCTCCACCCCGCGCTCTACGAGCTCAACACCTATCCGCCGGGCGCCTGGCCCACGCCCGGATCGGACAAGCGCTCGTCGGTGAGCGGGCTGCTGCTCGAAGCGATCGAGTCGCGCACCGCGCCGCTGGCGCTGGTGCCCGACGCGCACGTCACGCGCGTGCTCACCGAGCACGCCGGCGCCGAACGCGTGGCCCGCGGCGTCGAATTCGTGGCTCGGGCGCCGTGGAACTCACCCGCGGTGATCGCGGATCCGCTCCATCTCGGCCTCACCGCCGGCGAGACCCTGCGCGTCGCCGCCGATCGCGTGATCCTGTGCGCCGGCACCCTGGGCTCGGCGGCCATCCTGCTGCGCTCGAATCTCGACGATCCCGACATCGGCCGCGGGATCGTGGCGCACCCGTCGGTGCCGGTGATCGGCCGTTTTGCCGAAACGGTGGATGCCGAGCGCGGCACGCCGGCCACGGTCCACGTCGACGATTTCGCGGTGACGCGCGGATTCATGTTCGAAGCCATGTCGGCGCCGCCCGCCTACGCGGCGCTCATGACCGCCGGCTCGGGCCGCCTGATCTTCGACGTGGTCTCGCACTACCGGAATCTCGCGGGCTTCGGTGCCATGCTGATCGACACATCCTCGCCCGACAATCGCATCACGCTCGATCCGCGCGGCGAGCCGGTGATCCATTACGATCTGACGGCGCGCGACCGCGCGCGCCTCGGCTTCGCGGTCGAGGAAGCGGCGCGCGTCATGTTCCGCGCCGGCGCGCTCGAGGTGTTCATTCCTTCGTACGAGCCGGCGGGCGGATTGAGCAACGAACAGGGCGACGGCTGCGTGCTCACCGATTCCAGTCAGGTGCGGGGCCTCGGCGAGCGGCTGCGCTTCGTGCCCAACTGCACGGTGGTCACCTCGTCGCATCTGCAATCGAGCGACAAGATGGGCTCGAAGCGCGAGGGCAGCGTGGTGGACACGCACCACCGCGTGTGGGGCGTTCGCGGCCTGTACGTCGCCGACACCAGCGTGTTCCCTTCGTCGATCGGCGCCAATCCCATGCAGTGCGCCTACGTGTTCGCCAAGTTGTTCGCCGACGAGCTGCTGAGAACGCCATGA
- a CDS encoding UbiX family flavin prenyltransferase → MSRYLIAMTGASGAIHGVDFVKRCPGEKYLVMSDWARQVLFSETGLKPADLEGHVKRTFADSDLAAPFSSGSNRYDAMIVIPCSVSTLAKIAAGIADTLVTRAASVALKERMRLILCVRETPLSSIALENALKLSREGVIVMPCSPPWYRNPQSLDGLVGAFTDKVLSLLGEDAGGAWREQELE, encoded by the coding sequence GTGAGCCGCTACCTGATCGCGATGACCGGCGCCTCGGGCGCGATTCACGGCGTGGACTTCGTGAAGCGCTGCCCCGGGGAGAAGTATCTGGTGATGTCCGACTGGGCGCGCCAGGTGCTGTTCAGCGAGACCGGCCTGAAACCCGCCGATCTCGAGGGCCACGTGAAGCGCACCTTCGCCGACTCCGACCTGGCGGCGCCGTTCTCGTCGGGGAGCAATCGCTACGACGCCATGATCGTGATCCCGTGCAGCGTTTCGACGCTCGCGAAGATCGCGGCCGGCATCGCCGACACGCTCGTCACGCGCGCGGCCTCGGTGGCGCTCAAGGAGCGGATGCGGCTGATCCTGTGCGTGCGCGAGACGCCGCTCTCGTCCATTGCGCTCGAGAACGCCCTCAAGCTCTCGCGCGAAGGCGTGATCGTCATGCCGTGCTCGCCCCCCTGGTATCGGAATCCCCAATCGCTGGACGGGCTGGTCGGCGCGTTCACCGACAAGGTCCTGTCGCTGCTCGGTGAAGACGCGGGCGGCGCCTGGCGCGAGCAGGAGCTGGAGTAG
- a CDS encoding 4-hydroxybenzoate octaprenyltransferase, translated as MSTASAPLSSAARLRTYASFVRFEHTLFSLPLILAGIFSAPGPALAASRWLLIAVAAVAARTTAMALNRLIDRRLDALNPRTRVRELPAGRMKLVEAVALLVVSTAAYLSACAALGPWYLKISVIPLAVFTIYPYLKRWTPLCHLGVGAGLALAPLAGFAAAHPSLDHWQPAVWLSVFALCWVSGFDIIYATLDEEFDRGHGVHSMVAWLGREPALRVSWALHVAAAGALFVATLQVLGAAAFVRSPWNAISAALFVAVLVLFYLEQRWAEDVNLAFFKTNVWVGFVVLALILAARLAAGGFFA; from the coding sequence ATGTCGACCGCCTCCGCTCCGCTCTCGTCCGCCGCGCGATTGCGCACCTACGCCTCGTTCGTGCGCTTCGAGCACACGCTGTTCTCGCTGCCGCTGATCCTGGCCGGAATCTTCAGCGCCCCGGGGCCGGCGCTGGCCGCCTCGCGCTGGCTGCTGATCGCGGTGGCCGCGGTCGCGGCGCGCACCACGGCGATGGCGCTCAATCGGCTGATCGATCGGCGACTCGACGCGCTGAATCCGAGGACGCGCGTTCGCGAGCTGCCGGCCGGGCGCATGAAGCTGGTGGAAGCGGTGGCGCTGCTGGTGGTGAGCACGGCCGCGTACCTGTCGGCGTGTGCCGCACTCGGACCGTGGTACTTGAAGATTTCGGTGATTCCGCTCGCCGTGTTCACCATCTATCCCTACCTCAAGCGCTGGACGCCGCTCTGCCACCTGGGCGTCGGCGCGGGCCTGGCGCTCGCGCCGCTCGCCGGCTTCGCCGCCGCGCACCCGTCACTCGACCACTGGCAGCCGGCGGTGTGGCTGTCGGTCTTCGCGCTGTGCTGGGTGAGCGGCTTCGACATCATTTACGCCACGCTCGACGAGGAGTTCGATCGCGGCCACGGCGTTCATTCGATGGTGGCGTGGCTCGGGCGCGAGCCCGCGCTGCGCGTGTCGTGGGCGCTTCATGTGGCGGCGGCGGGCGCGTTGTTCGTGGCGACGCTCCAGGTCCTCGGCGCTGCGGCGTTCGTTCGCTCGCCCTGGAACGCGATCAGCGCGGCGCTCTTCGTCGCGGTGCTGGTGCTCTTCTACCTCGAACAGCGCTGGGCCGAGGACGTGAATCTCGCCTTCTTCAAGACCAACGTGTGGGTGGGCTTCGTGGTGCTGGCGCTGATCCTCGCCGCGCGGCTCGCGGCCGGCGGCTTCTTCGCGTGA
- the lexA gene encoding transcriptional repressor LexA: protein MLNDRAREILAFIQRFKEERGYPPTIREIGKAFGISSTNGVRYYLNLLESAGHLKRSGKISRGIEGVSGAFANRARAGIPILGRVAAGQPILAEQSFDGSLDTAELFGDSRGLFALRVRGDSMIDAGILEGDYVVVLQQDRANAGDIVVGLVGDEATVKYFQPKRGHIELVAANPKYEPIVVDAESEFRILGIVRGVIRTVGK, encoded by the coding sequence ATGCTCAACGATCGAGCCCGAGAGATTCTCGCGTTCATCCAGAGATTCAAGGAAGAGCGCGGCTACCCGCCCACGATTCGCGAGATCGGCAAGGCGTTCGGGATCTCTTCCACCAACGGCGTTCGCTACTACCTCAATCTTCTCGAGAGCGCGGGCCACCTGAAGCGCAGCGGCAAGATCTCACGCGGCATCGAGGGTGTGAGCGGGGCCTTCGCCAATCGCGCGCGCGCCGGCATTCCGATTCTCGGCCGCGTCGCGGCCGGCCAGCCGATCCTCGCGGAGCAGAGCTTCGATGGCTCGCTCGACACCGCCGAGCTGTTCGGGGATTCGCGCGGCCTGTTCGCCCTTCGCGTGCGCGGCGACAGCATGATCGACGCCGGCATCCTCGAAGGCGACTACGTGGTCGTGCTCCAGCAGGATCGCGCGAATGCCGGCGACATCGTGGTCGGCCTGGTGGGCGACGAAGCCACCGTGAAGTACTTCCAGCCGAAGCGCGGCCACATCGAGCTGGTCGCCGCCAACCCGAAGTACGAACCCATCGTGGTCGACGCCGAGAGCGAGTTTCGGATTCTGGGCATCGTCCGAGGAGTGATCCGCACCGTCGGCAAGTAG
- the tnpA gene encoding IS200/IS605 family transposase, producing MERELAPEIEQALRGRWEPVYRSQLHYLVTWSTRGRRPVLRERHVQALQQCIRQSAGERDLALLDVVAGSDHVHVLFGLRPSQSVASAVRELKGRAGLELLTQYPELRVWLRGNLVWDERYAVETVSPARLEAVRSRLHTLHGHPGEELAKAS from the coding sequence ATGGAACGCGAGCTGGCTCCCGAGATCGAACAGGCGTTGAGGGGAAGATGGGAGCCGGTGTACCGCAGTCAGCTCCACTATCTGGTGACCTGGAGCACTCGCGGTCGCCGGCCGGTGCTGCGCGAACGACACGTGCAGGCGCTGCAGCAGTGCATCCGGCAGAGTGCGGGCGAGCGCGATCTCGCGCTGCTCGACGTCGTGGCGGGATCCGATCACGTGCACGTGCTGTTCGGATTGCGCCCCTCGCAGAGCGTGGCGAGCGCGGTGCGCGAGCTGAAGGGTCGCGCGGGACTCGAGCTACTGACCCAGTATCCCGAGCTGCGGGTCTGGCTGCGGGGCAATCTGGTCTGGGACGAGCGCTACGCGGTCGAGACGGTGAGTCCCGCACGGCTCGAGGCGGTGCGCTCGCGACTGCACACTCTCCACGGGCATCCCGGAGAGGAGCTCGCGAAGGCGAGCTGA
- a CDS encoding EamA family transporter, protein MRSKSSGRWMLAGATFFWGTSATLARMMFRDLKVPALTVVELRLLIACAILGPWLAIASPRSLRVKREDWGYFLILGLIGVATVQGSYYYSISVLGVGLSILLQYVAPSLIVLYEVASGRHVHATTLLAVGGALIGTALLVGQALSSGIHAQPWQWAIGFSSAVWFAFYIVYSKRGLERYAPETVLFYTFLIAGLTWAFVTPPIRILQAGYGARTWALFLAMGIFSTLVPFRLFYAGLSRMRPTEAGIVATLEPVIASASAALVLNEGLRPLQWLGAALVLTAAVLAPREMRAEFEQRSV, encoded by the coding sequence GTGCGCTCCAAGTCCAGCGGGCGCTGGATGCTGGCGGGCGCGACGTTCTTCTGGGGAACGAGCGCCACCCTGGCCCGCATGATGTTCCGCGACCTCAAGGTGCCCGCGCTCACCGTGGTTGAGCTGCGACTGCTGATCGCGTGCGCGATTCTCGGGCCGTGGCTCGCGATCGCGAGCCCGCGCAGCCTGCGCGTGAAGCGCGAGGACTGGGGCTATTTCCTGATTCTCGGGCTGATCGGTGTCGCCACGGTCCAGGGCAGCTACTACTACTCGATCTCGGTGCTCGGCGTCGGGCTCTCGATCCTGCTCCAGTACGTGGCGCCGAGTCTGATCGTGCTCTACGAGGTGGCGAGCGGGCGGCACGTGCACGCCACGACTCTGCTCGCGGTCGGTGGTGCCCTGATCGGCACTGCGCTGCTGGTCGGCCAGGCGCTCTCATCCGGGATTCACGCGCAACCCTGGCAGTGGGCAATCGGATTCAGCTCGGCGGTGTGGTTCGCGTTCTACATCGTCTATTCGAAACGCGGGCTCGAACGCTATGCGCCGGAAACCGTGCTCTTCTACACGTTTCTGATCGCGGGACTCACCTGGGCGTTCGTGACGCCGCCGATCCGTATTCTGCAGGCCGGTTACGGCGCGCGCACCTGGGCGCTGTTCCTCGCGATGGGGATCTTCTCGACGCTCGTGCCCTTCCGGCTCTTCTACGCCGGATTGAGCCGCATGCGTCCCACGGAGGCGGGGATCGTCGCCACGCTCGAGCCGGTGATCGCGTCAGCCTCGGCGGCGCTAGTGCTCAACGAGGGACTGCGCCCACTTCAATGGCTGGGCGCAGCCCTCGTGCTCACGGCCGCGGTGCTGGCTCCTCGCGAGATGCGGGCCGAGTTCGAACAGCGTTCCGTCTGA
- a CDS encoding PDZ domain-containing protein: MTTIHMQRDAVVAVLPRGGSGMEMAARMSVTALAQTRSREALGGLISDGAVAAPFELAGDGKILVRARLAQPARTPSPSAPVPSEPVASPELSLILDTGATKSVIFASSLADQAATMKAWKRLKGLSAPTLYGAEEALMTRVPRLEVIGSGGIAPADSVDVVVLEGELRPALEQATHHRVDGLLGYSFLRRFRVTIDYPHRIVWFDPVNVPQDQRPYEYSHVGIQIERRDGSLRVVAVAEGSPAASAGIRAGDILVSIDATQAATLDVVGASRKLEGPPGSTVTLVLSRAGREQRYSLKRQRLL; the protein is encoded by the coding sequence GCGTTGGCTCAAACGCGGTCGCGCGAGGCGCTCGGGGGCCTAATCAGTGACGGCGCGGTCGCGGCGCCCTTCGAGCTGGCCGGCGACGGCAAGATTCTCGTACGGGCGCGGCTCGCACAGCCCGCTCGCACGCCGAGTCCGAGCGCGCCGGTGCCCAGTGAGCCGGTTGCGAGCCCCGAACTCTCGCTCATCCTCGACACCGGCGCGACCAAGAGCGTGATCTTCGCCAGCTCGCTCGCGGACCAGGCAGCCACCATGAAGGCCTGGAAGCGTCTCAAGGGGCTTTCGGCGCCGACGCTCTACGGCGCAGAGGAAGCGTTGATGACCCGAGTTCCCCGCCTCGAGGTGATCGGCAGCGGCGGCATCGCCCCGGCCGACAGCGTGGATGTCGTAGTCCTGGAAGGAGAGCTCCGGCCCGCGCTCGAGCAGGCGACGCACCACCGCGTCGACGGCCTGCTCGGCTATTCATTCCTTCGACGCTTCCGGGTGACGATCGACTATCCACATAGGATCGTATGGTTCGATCCCGTGAATGTGCCGCAGGACCAGCGGCCCTACGAATACAGCCACGTCGGGATCCAGATCGAACGCCGCGATGGATCGCTCCGCGTGGTCGCGGTGGCAGAGGGCTCACCGGCCGCCAGCGCCGGGATTCGCGCCGGCGACATCCTGGTCTCGATCGATGCCACCCAGGCCGCGACCCTCGACGTGGTCGGTGCCTCGCGAAAGCTCGAGGGGCCGCCGGGCAGCACGGTGACGCTGGTGCTGTCGCGCGCCGGCCGGGAGCAGCGCTACTCGCTCAAACGCCAGCGCCTGCTGTGA